In a genomic window of Vigna angularis cultivar LongXiaoDou No.4 chromosome 6, ASM1680809v1, whole genome shotgun sequence:
- the LOC128197509 gene encoding uncharacterized protein LOC128197509 produces MATSEEWQCRKFENGLRSDLKVLISSLCIWSFPAMVKRAKVLEKNMAEAERLKRQQQVSRGPIVSRGGAVQRRPPYARPNQPSHASGSQAVVPVGQSGQGNVVCFRCGGPHYRSSCPQMMGGKHCNRCGRNGHLDHECNMSGRAVMRPPNAGRNQPRGGRAQASGRVYAITSAEAASSEEILGLPPHREVEFTIDLCIDYRQLNKLTIKNKYPLPRIDDLLDQLHGAVVFSKIDLRSGYHQIRVKEDDIQKTAFRSRYGHYEYVVMPFGVTNAPAVFMEYKNRIFRPYLDKFVVVFIDDILIYSKTEDEHEEHLRLVLGVLREKELYAKLSKCEFWMKEIQFLGHVVSAGGISVDPAKVRAVLDWESSRSVTEVRSFVGLAGYYRRFIEGFAKIVAPLTQLTRKDQPFAWTDRCEASFQELKVKLTSAPVLVIPDTSKPFEVYCDASHQGLGCVLMQEKRARRWLEFLKDYDFELLYHPGKANVVADALSRKVVHVSSMMVRELSLVESFRDLRLQFELELSSIKCCNLRIASEVFDRIRMKQREDEDLVYILNALGTDKAKHFNTGTDGLLRYMDRMRSFAYMEYLRASFPIETQGSLHGFGSHFKASSEGENVLTGPELIQQTTEKVKQIQERLKTSLSRQKSYADKRRRPLEFAAGDHVFLRLNPITGVGRAVRPKKLSPKFIGPYQILRKIGPVAYELALPPQLSNLHPVFHVSQLRKYIANPSHVLELEDIQLRPDRTMELHPVRIEDSRTKYYKGKDVRLVKMVWDAKTGDSTWEVESAMKDLYPNLFPGESLIFEVENFCR; encoded by the exons ATGGCCACCAGTGAGGAGTGGCAGTGCAGGAAATTTGAGAACGGACTGCGGAGTGATTTGAAGGTCTTGATTTCCAGTTTGTGCATCTGGTCATTTCCTGCTATGGTTAAGCGAGCCAAGGTTTTGGAGAAGAACATGGCAGAGGCTGAACGGCTGAAGAGGCAGCAACAAGTGAGTAGGGGACCGATCGTGTCCAGGGGAGGAGCTGTTCAGAGGAGAcctccttacgctcgtccaaaccAGCCTTCTCATGCGAGCGGATCGCAAGCAGTGGTTCCTGTCGGACAGTCTGGACAAGGAAACGTTGTTTGCTTCCGGTGTGGAGGGCCACATTATAGGTCTTCATGCCCTCAAATGATGGGAGGAAAGCACTGCAATCGTTGCGGAAGGAACGGGCACTTGGATCACGAGTGCAATATGAGCGGACGTGCAGTAATGAGGCCACCCAATGCGGGAAGAAATCAGCCAAGAGGAGGACGAGCCCAAGCGAGTGGGCGTGTGTATGCTATAACGAGCGCTGAAGCAGCGAGCTCAG AGGAGATACTTGGACTTCCCCCTCATCGTGAAGTTGAGTTCACCATTGATTTG tgtatagactacaggcaattgaataagctgaccatcaagaacaagtacccatTGCCAAGGATAGATGACCTACTGGATCAATTGCATGGGGCTGTAGTGTTCTCGAAGATTGATTTGAGATCCGGGTATCATCAAATCAGGGTTAAGGAAgacgacatccagaagacagcgTTCAGGTCTCGCTATGGGCATTATGAATACGTGGTGATGCCTTTTGGAGTAACGAACGCTCCAGCCGTGTTCATGGAGTATAAGAACCGCATATTCAGGCCTTATTTGGATAAAtttgtggtcgtcttcatagatgatattctcatctattcCAAGACCGAAGACGAGCATGAAGAGCATCTTAGACTTGTACTTGGAGTGTTGCGGGAGAAggagttatatgccaagttgtcgaagtgtgaattctggatgaaggagatTCAGTTTTTGGGTCATGTGGTGTCGGCTGGAGGCATCTCGGTAGATCCAGCGAAAGTGCGAGCGGTACTGGATTGGGAGAGTTCGCGTTCGGTCACTGAGGTGCGTAGTTTTGTTGGACTGGCGGGCTACTACAGACGTTTCATTGAAGGTTTTGCTAAGATAGTGGCGCCGCTAACTCAATTGACTCGTAAAGACcaaccgttcgcttggaccgatcgttgTGAGGCCAGTTTccaagagttgaaagtgaaattgacgagcgctccagtgttAGTTATTCCAGACACGTCTAAACCGTTCGAAGTATATTGCGACGCTTCTCACCAAGGTTTGGGTTGTGTTTTGATGCAAGAGAAGCGAGCG aggcgTTGGCTAGAATTTTTGAAGGACTACGATTTTGAGCTGCTGTATCACCCTGGGAAAGCTAATGTGGTAGCGGACGCTCTAAGCAGAAAAGTGGTACATGTGTCGTCCATGATGGTGCGCGAGCTGAGTCTGGTTGAGAGctttagagatctaaggttgcagttcgagTTGGAGCTGAGCAGTATTAAATGCTGCAACCTCAGAATAGCAAGTGAGGTGTTCGACAGGATCAGGATGAAGCAAAGGGAGGATGAAGATTTGGTGTATATCTTAAACGCGCTCGGTACAGATAAGGCTAAGCATTTCAACACCGGGACGGACGGCCTCCTACGCTACATGGATAGGAT GAGATCGTTCGCTTACATGGAGTACCTTCGAGCATCATTTCCGATCGAGACACAAGGTTCACTTCACGGTTTTGGCAGTCACTTCAAAGCGAGCTCG GAAGGAGAGAACGTGCTAACTGGACCTGAGCTTATCCAGCAAACGACCGAGAAAGTCAAACAAATCCAggagaggttgaagacgtcTTTGAGCAGGCAGAAATCTTATGCTGATAAGAGGAGAAGACCGTTGGAGTTCGCTGCAGGAGATCATGTGTTCCTTCGACTCAATCCAATCACTGGTGTAGGCCgagccgttcgtccaaagaagttGTCTCCCAAATTCATTGGACCTTATCAGATCCTGAGGAAGATCGGACCAGTAGCGTATGAGCTTGCCTTGCCGCCTCAGCTATCAAACCTTCACCCCGTCTTCCATGTTTCTCAACTTCGGAAGTATATAGCGAATCCATCACAtgtactggagttggaagacaTTCAGCTTCGTCCAGACCGAACGATGGAACTGCATCCAGTCCGTATAGAAGATAGTCGCACCAAGTACTACAAAGGCAAGGACGTTCGTTTGGTGAAGATGGTGTGGGACGCTAAGACTGGTGATTCAACGTGGGAAGTTGAGAGcgccatgaaggacttgtacCCTAATCTATTTCCGGGTGAGTCTttaattttcgaggtcgaaaatttttgtagatag